Proteins from one Malaya genurostris strain Urasoe2022 chromosome 2, Malgen_1.1, whole genome shotgun sequence genomic window:
- the LOC131429478 gene encoding tubulin alpha-8 chain-like isoform X2, translating into MAKSREIIQLHVGQAGVQIASACWELYCLEHGIYPDGRFCDCSTYDDCSAFFSCDKKGRCVPRVVMVDLEPSVIDEIRLGAYRHLFHPSTLITGKEDASSNFARGHFTLGRLMIDSVMDRLRKVAEGCSTVQGFMIFHSLGGGTGSGFGTLTLEKLFEDFGKTTKIEFNIFPSPRISPVIVEPYNAVLSTHVGMDYSDCCFLLDNEAIYDVCDRSLNVSEPTYTNLNRLIAQIVSCITASLRFSGAINVDLLEFQTNLVPYPRIHYPLVTYSPLIPYRNAKHEQLTTSQITSECFEPGSQLVKCDPRTGKYISCCMLYRGDVSPVDINRSIQELKMKKAINFVDWCPTGFKIGINYQPPISVPGGDLAKVDRALCMLSNSTSVRSAWERIIRKFGLMFEKKAFFHHFMDEGLEESDLIDARENVSALICDYEEVER; encoded by the exons CGCGAAATTATTCAATTGCATGTCGGCCAAGCGGGCGTACAGATCGCGAGCGCATGTTGGGAGTTGTACTGTTTGGAGCATGGAATTTATCCGGATGGACGGTTCTGCGATTGCTCAACGTACGATGATTGTAGCGCATTTTTCAGCTGTGACAAAAAAGGTCGCTGCGTACCGCGGGTGGTGATGGTCGATTTGGAACCATCGGTAATTGATGAAATACGGCTCGGCGCCTACCGGCATCTGTTCCACCCGAGTACTCTCATCACCGGCAAGGAGGATGCTTCGAGTAATTTTGCGAGGGGTCATTTCACGCTGGGCCGACTGATGATCGATTCCGTGATGGACCGACTGAGGAAGGTCGCGGAAGGATGTTCAACCGTGCAGGGCTTTATGATATTTCACAGTCTGGGCGGCGGAACGGGTTCCGGTTTTGGAACGCTGACCCTGGAGAAATTGTTTGaagattttggaaaaacaacaaaaattgaatttaatatttttccatcGCCAAGAATATCACCGGTCATCGTGGAACCGTACAACGCAGTTCTTTCCACGCACGTCGGTATGGATTACagcgattgttgttttttgctGGATAATGAAGCTATTTACGATGTGTGCGACCGCAGCTTAAATGTATCGGAACCGACATACACCAATCTCAACCGGCTGATCGCACAGATTGTGTCATGCATCACAGCGTCGTTGCGTTTTTCGGGGGCTATCAACGTGGATCTGCTGGAGTTTCAAACGAACCTCGTTCCCTATCCAAGGATTCATTACCCGCTGGTCACGTATTCACCTTTGATCCCCTATCGAAATGCGAAACATGAGCAACTGACCACATCCCAAATCACATCGGAATGTTTCGAGCCGGGAAGTCAACTGGTCAAATGTGATCCCCGCACAGGAAAGTACATATCCTGCTGTATGCTGTACCGAGGCGACGTATCTCCGGTGGATATTAATCGCTCCATACAGGAACTTAAGATGAAGAAAGCAATTAATTTTGTTGATTGGTGTCCTACGGGTTTTAAAATCGGTATCAACTATCAACCGCCCATTTCAGTGCCGGGTGGGGATTTGGCTAAAGTGGATCGCGCTTTGTGTATGCTTTCGAACAGCACTTCGGTTAGATCTGCCTGGGAACGGATTATCCGAAAGTTCGGTCTGATGTTTGAGAAGAAAGCATTTTTCCATCACTTCATGGATGAAG GTTTAGAGGAAAGTGATCTTATCGATGCTAGAGAAAATGTGTCCGCTCTGATATGCGACTACGAGGAGGTTGAACGATAG
- the LOC131429478 gene encoding tubulin alpha-4 chain-like isoform X1 produces the protein MSNKLTCVIIVLIKAFCLQREIIQLHVGQAGVQIASACWELYCLEHGIYPDGRFCDCSTYDDCSAFFSCDKKGRCVPRVVMVDLEPSVIDEIRLGAYRHLFHPSTLITGKEDASSNFARGHFTLGRLMIDSVMDRLRKVAEGCSTVQGFMIFHSLGGGTGSGFGTLTLEKLFEDFGKTTKIEFNIFPSPRISPVIVEPYNAVLSTHVGMDYSDCCFLLDNEAIYDVCDRSLNVSEPTYTNLNRLIAQIVSCITASLRFSGAINVDLLEFQTNLVPYPRIHYPLVTYSPLIPYRNAKHEQLTTSQITSECFEPGSQLVKCDPRTGKYISCCMLYRGDVSPVDINRSIQELKMKKAINFVDWCPTGFKIGINYQPPISVPGGDLAKVDRALCMLSNSTSVRSAWERIIRKFGLMFEKKAFFHHFMDEGLEESDLIDARENVSALICDYEEVER, from the exons ATGTCAAACAAGTTGACTTGCGTGATCATCGTACTAATAAAGGCTTTTTGTTTACAGCGCGAAATTATTCAATTGCATGTCGGCCAAGCGGGCGTACAGATCGCGAGCGCATGTTGGGAGTTGTACTGTTTGGAGCATGGAATTTATCCGGATGGACGGTTCTGCGATTGCTCAACGTACGATGATTGTAGCGCATTTTTCAGCTGTGACAAAAAAGGTCGCTGCGTACCGCGGGTGGTGATGGTCGATTTGGAACCATCGGTAATTGATGAAATACGGCTCGGCGCCTACCGGCATCTGTTCCACCCGAGTACTCTCATCACCGGCAAGGAGGATGCTTCGAGTAATTTTGCGAGGGGTCATTTCACGCTGGGCCGACTGATGATCGATTCCGTGATGGACCGACTGAGGAAGGTCGCGGAAGGATGTTCAACCGTGCAGGGCTTTATGATATTTCACAGTCTGGGCGGCGGAACGGGTTCCGGTTTTGGAACGCTGACCCTGGAGAAATTGTTTGaagattttggaaaaacaacaaaaattgaatttaatatttttccatcGCCAAGAATATCACCGGTCATCGTGGAACCGTACAACGCAGTTCTTTCCACGCACGTCGGTATGGATTACagcgattgttgttttttgctGGATAATGAAGCTATTTACGATGTGTGCGACCGCAGCTTAAATGTATCGGAACCGACATACACCAATCTCAACCGGCTGATCGCACAGATTGTGTCATGCATCACAGCGTCGTTGCGTTTTTCGGGGGCTATCAACGTGGATCTGCTGGAGTTTCAAACGAACCTCGTTCCCTATCCAAGGATTCATTACCCGCTGGTCACGTATTCACCTTTGATCCCCTATCGAAATGCGAAACATGAGCAACTGACCACATCCCAAATCACATCGGAATGTTTCGAGCCGGGAAGTCAACTGGTCAAATGTGATCCCCGCACAGGAAAGTACATATCCTGCTGTATGCTGTACCGAGGCGACGTATCTCCGGTGGATATTAATCGCTCCATACAGGAACTTAAGATGAAGAAAGCAATTAATTTTGTTGATTGGTGTCCTACGGGTTTTAAAATCGGTATCAACTATCAACCGCCCATTTCAGTGCCGGGTGGGGATTTGGCTAAAGTGGATCGCGCTTTGTGTATGCTTTCGAACAGCACTTCGGTTAGATCTGCCTGGGAACGGATTATCCGAAAGTTCGGTCTGATGTTTGAGAAGAAAGCATTTTTCCATCACTTCATGGATGAAG GTTTAGAGGAAAGTGATCTTATCGATGCTAGAGAAAATGTGTCCGCTCTGATATGCGACTACGAGGAGGTTGAACGATAG